The following are encoded together in the Phyllopteryx taeniolatus isolate TA_2022b chromosome 21, UOR_Ptae_1.2, whole genome shotgun sequence genome:
- the twist1a gene encoding twist-related protein 1a: MREDDSSPMDSAGNSEEETERQLPRRGARKRRAAARRGADELDVEIPKKRCRKSCGRGGGAATSGGGGGGGGGGGGGSVGSESSEASSSPARSIDDLQNQRVMANIRERQRTQSLNEAFTSLRKIIPTLPSDKLSKIQTLKLAARYIDFLCQVLQSDELDARGSSCSYVAHERLSYAFSVWRMGDACSVSTASL, from the coding sequence ATGCGGGAAGACGACTCCTCCCCAATGGACAGTGCGGGGAACAGTGAGGAGGAGACCGAGCGGCAGCTACCGAGGAGGGGCGCCAGGAAGCGGCGGGCGGCGGCGCGCAGGGGCGCGGACGAACTGGACGTGGAGATTCCCAAGAAAAGATGCAGAAAGAGCTGCGGGCGTGGAGGCGGTGCTGCCActagcggcggcggcggcggcggcggcggcggcggcggcggcggcagcgtgGGAAGCGAAAGCAGCGAGGCCAGCAGCAGCCCCGCTCGCTCCATCGACGATCTGCAGAACCAGCGCGTCATGGCCAACATCCGAGAGCGCCAACGCACGCAGTCGCTCAACGAGGCCTTCACGTCGCTACGGAAGATCATCCCCACGCTGCCGTCGGACAAACTCAGCAAAATACAGACGCTCAAGCTGGCCGCCCGCTACATCGACTTCCTGTGCCAAGTTCTGCAGAGCGACGAGTTGGACGCGCGGGGGTCCAGCTGCAGCTACGTGGCGCACGAACGTCTCAGCTACGCCTTCTCGGTGTGGAGGATGGGGGACGCCTGCTCCGTGTCGACCGCAAGCCTCTAG
- the LOC133470746 gene encoding fer3-like protein — protein MEMQSRLLDSTLIHFVSDVNLMDFQQKQQVDDSPSSDTSWSPEHTMCTDDHLGSGQGGRGGRRPRRSKRRRIITVVQRQAANVRERKRMFSLNEAFDALRKKVPTFAYEKRLSRIETLRLAIVYISFMKDLLENT, from the coding sequence ATGGAGATGCAGAGTCGCCTATTGGACTCCACCTTGATCCACTTTGTCAGTGATGTCAACCTGATGGATTTCCAGCAGAAGCAGCAGGTGGATGATAGCCCATCCAGCGACACGTCCTGGAGCCCGGAGCACACGATGTGCACGGACGATCATCTGGGGAGCGGCCAGGGAGGGAGAGGAGGACGACGACCCCGCAGGTCCAAGCGGAGGAGGATCATCACGGTGGTACAGCGACAGGCGGCGAATGTGCGGGAGCGGAAGCGGATGTTTAGTCTGAACGAGGCGTTCGACGCACTCAGGAAAAAAGTGCCAACTTTCGCCTACGAGAAGAGACTCTCCCGCATCGAGACGCTGCGGCTGGCCATCGTCTACATCTCCTTCATGAAGGATCTGTTGGAGAACACATGA